The Deinococcus cellulosilyticus NBRC 106333 = KACC 11606 genome has a window encoding:
- a CDS encoding WD40 repeat domain-containing protein — MKTFIITNQKMNRLQLFWLHLQMTWKIRAAVPAFLTDSAWSGTLEPDGTLIGMTIDTRRGHLLEMSRSQLVIYDLQTGKRLRTLQPDWIGQVAYHPDDVLIVSGSERTWVVSAETFEILHEHPWGGWVSKDGSKVITQEHEQGVHDAISGQVLCTLPFDPQVIRCVDFSEDGRYGLQAVSRDAGKTWLSQIVDLSDGTVKTTLPVFIHPERKDQNGPCVLSHDAENHVLAVGYRNHMLQILDTRSWNPMHVLDLYGEAEGYVGLHLRDGVLHYLTPNHLGRFDLSTGEHQQTSCQSHGFEKFLYHLGMWVLQTYTMCSALTGSKILWEHQNQRDLPAEECTLHLKVSRPESFFSGHLRWQGQSFAVSGTLEAQHHPLMRQQRTSIRLQGVLKAEDGTLWGRLSLNVHPPQKEQSHPALSCSIWQDQKWCSGIFVPLNL, encoded by the coding sequence ATGAAGACTTTCATTATCACCAACCAAAAAATGAATCGTTTGCAATTGTTCTGGTTGCACCTGCAAATGACCTGGAAGATCAGGGCCGCAGTGCCTGCATTCTTGACGGACAGTGCATGGTCAGGCACCCTGGAGCCAGACGGCACTTTGATCGGCATGACCATCGACACCCGCAGAGGACACCTGCTGGAAATGAGTCGATCTCAGCTTGTGATTTACGATCTCCAGACCGGAAAAAGACTCAGAACGCTGCAACCAGACTGGATTGGACAGGTGGCCTACCATCCAGATGATGTGCTGATTGTCTCGGGTTCAGAACGCACCTGGGTGGTTTCTGCAGAAACTTTTGAAATCCTTCACGAGCATCCATGGGGCGGATGGGTGAGCAAAGACGGGTCGAAAGTCATCACGCAAGAACATGAGCAGGGGGTCCATGATGCCATATCAGGGCAGGTTCTGTGTACCCTCCCTTTTGATCCGCAAGTGATCAGGTGTGTGGATTTCAGTGAGGATGGGCGGTATGGCCTGCAAGCTGTCTCAAGGGATGCAGGAAAAACCTGGCTGTCCCAGATTGTGGATCTCTCAGATGGAACGGTCAAGACCACCCTTCCAGTCTTCATCCATCCTGAGCGGAAGGACCAGAATGGACCCTGTGTTCTGAGCCATGACGCAGAAAACCATGTGCTGGCCGTTGGATACCGCAATCACATGCTGCAGATTCTGGACACGCGAAGCTGGAATCCCATGCATGTGCTTGACCTCTACGGTGAAGCAGAAGGATATGTGGGTCTGCACCTGAGAGATGGAGTCCTGCACTACCTGACCCCCAACCATCTGGGAAGGTTTGACCTCTCAACCGGAGAACACCAGCAGACTTCCTGCCAGAGCCATGGATTTGAAAAATTCCTTTACCATCTGGGGATGTGGGTGCTGCAAACCTACACCATGTGTTCTGCACTGACGGGAAGCAAGATCCTCTGGGAACACCAGAATCAAAGAGATCTTCCAGCAGAGGAGTGCACGTTGCACCTGAAGGTGAGCCGTCCCGAAAGTTTTTTTTCAGGTCATCTCAGGTGGCAAGGCCAGAGCTTTGCAGTCTCAGGAACCCTTGAGGCCCAGCATCATCCCCTGATGCGTCAGCAGCGAACCTCAATTCGCCTGCAGGGTGTTTTGAAAGCAGAAGATGGCACGCTCTGGGGACGCCTGTCTCTGAACGTGCATCCTCCCCAGAAGGAGCAATCGCACCCTGCGCTGTCCTGTTCCATCTGGCAGGACCAGAAGTGGTGCAGTGGGATCTTTGTGCCTTTGAACCTTTAA
- a CDS encoding isocitrate/isopropylmalate dehydrogenase family protein — translation MAKHRICIIEGDGIGHEVIPAAVRVLEATGLDLEFVTAHAGYEYFLDHGTTVPEATLEAVENTDATLFGAATSPSKKVEGFKGAIRFMRRHFDLYANVRPTKTRPVDGAYQNVDLILVRENTEGLYVEKERVEGDKAIAEAHISKRASERIGKYAIDLAMKRRKKLAVVHKANVLPVTQGLFLNTIMEEAKKVDGLQSWDVIVDNCAMQLVRNPSQYDVLVATNMFGDILSDLAAGLVGGLGIAASGNIGDKHAIFESVHGSAPDIAGKGISNPTATILSAVMMLEHLGEYETAGRISNAIDKVLTEGPRTGDLGGTANTQQFTDAVIKALG, via the coding sequence ATGGCGAAACACCGCATCTGCATCATTGAAGGCGACGGCATCGGACACGAAGTGATCCCTGCAGCCGTTCGCGTGCTCGAGGCCACCGGCCTGGATCTCGAATTTGTCACTGCCCACGCAGGCTATGAATACTTCCTGGACCACGGCACCACCGTTCCGGAAGCCACCCTGGAAGCCGTGGAGAACACCGACGCCACCCTGTTCGGTGCAGCCACCAGCCCCAGCAAGAAAGTGGAAGGCTTCAAAGGGGCCATCCGCTTCATGCGCCGCCACTTCGACCTGTACGCCAACGTCCGTCCCACCAAGACCCGTCCTGTAGATGGTGCATACCAGAACGTGGACCTGATCCTGGTGCGGGAAAACACCGAAGGCCTCTACGTGGAGAAAGAGCGCGTCGAGGGGGACAAAGCCATCGCAGAAGCCCACATCAGCAAGCGGGCCAGTGAGCGCATCGGCAAGTACGCCATTGACCTCGCCATGAAGCGCCGCAAGAAACTGGCTGTGGTCCACAAGGCCAACGTGCTGCCTGTCACCCAGGGCCTGTTCCTGAACACCATCATGGAAGAAGCCAAAAAAGTGGACGGCCTGCAGAGCTGGGACGTGATTGTGGACAACTGCGCCATGCAGCTTGTGCGCAACCCCTCCCAGTACGATGTGCTGGTCGCCACCAACATGTTCGGGGACATCCTCTCTGACCTCGCAGCAGGTCTGGTGGGCGGTCTGGGCATCGCTGCCTCCGGCAACATCGGCGACAAACACGCCATCTTCGAAAGCGTGCACGGCTCCGCTCCCGACATCGCTGGCAAGGGCATCTCCAACCCCACCGCCACCATCCTGAGCGCTGTGATGATGCTGGAGCACCTCGGGGAGTACGAAACTGCTGGCCGCATTTCCAATGCCATCGACAAAGTGCTCACCGAAGGTCCCCGCACCGGAGACCTGGGCGGCACCGCCAACACCCAGCAGTTCACCGACGCTGTGATCAAAGCTCTGGGCTGA
- a CDS encoding NAD(P)/FAD-dependent oxidoreductase: MKPLIIVGGGIAGSALAYFATKEGLETVLVDAGKHAASDVPSALINAVRGQNGHVVEGGLEGARFTFALLDELSAAGFEVPHSRAGIYRPVPDEKTFLKWMKNLPENYPHEWLEQAPAEVHLQEHWYRVLYLPVGGWVDGQAFCAALRIASGARVIRQTAVSIVPDRVVLQDQTALEGTVVFCGGSYGASQAGFAGTHRRGSLLLLQDTLSPLPVSFGIYATPARKGGVLGSTFETPEDRCSPQGLPLKSLNWLLEKARLTFRTLEPNFSGVWTGVRYSGATLPEGLLTLTALGSKGFLLGPKLARDMVQQTLIPLLHQ, translated from the coding sequence GTGAAACCCCTGATCATCGTTGGAGGAGGCATTGCCGGGAGTGCTCTGGCCTACTTTGCAACCAAGGAAGGTCTGGAGACTGTTCTGGTGGATGCAGGAAAGCATGCCGCAAGTGACGTGCCGAGTGCCCTGATCAATGCTGTGCGCGGACAGAATGGTCATGTGGTGGAAGGAGGGCTTGAGGGAGCCCGTTTCACCTTTGCCCTGCTGGATGAGCTCAGTGCAGCAGGTTTTGAGGTTCCCCACTCCAGAGCAGGCATCTACCGCCCGGTTCCTGATGAAAAGACCTTCCTGAAGTGGATGAAGAACCTTCCTGAGAATTATCCCCATGAGTGGCTGGAACAGGCCCCCGCAGAAGTTCATTTGCAGGAGCACTGGTACAGGGTGCTTTATCTGCCTGTGGGTGGATGGGTCGATGGTCAGGCGTTCTGTGCAGCCCTGCGCATTGCAAGTGGAGCCAGGGTCATCCGGCAGACAGCTGTAAGCATCGTTCCAGACAGGGTGGTCTTGCAGGATCAAACTGCTCTGGAGGGCACAGTGGTATTCTGCGGAGGGAGTTACGGGGCCTCACAGGCAGGTTTTGCAGGCACCCACAGAAGGGGCAGCCTGCTTTTGCTTCAGGACACGCTCTCTCCCCTGCCCGTGAGTTTTGGCATTTATGCCACACCAGCACGCAAAGGAGGTGTTCTCGGGTCCACATTTGAAACGCCTGAAGACCGCTGCAGCCCACAGGGCCTGCCCCTGAAGTCACTGAACTGGCTGCTGGAGAAAGCCCGGCTCACCTTCAGAACCCTGGAACCGAACTTCAGTGGGGTGTGGACCGGTGTGAGGTACTCTGGAGCTACCCTGCCTGAAGGCCTCCTCACCCTCACTGCCCTGGGGTCCAAGGGATTTCTGCTGGGGCCGAAGCTGGCCCGGGATATGGTCCAACAGACACTAATACCGTTACTACACCAGTAA